Proteins found in one Paenibacillus dendritiformis genomic segment:
- the rpsP gene encoding 30S ribosomal protein S16 — protein MAVRIRLKRIGAHKAPFYRVVVSDSRSPRDGRFIEEIGYYNPVAQPAVVNIDEEKALKWLQTGAQASDTVRNLLSQAGVMKKFHEQKYQK, from the coding sequence GTGGCAGTACGTATCCGTCTGAAACGTATCGGTGCTCATAAAGCTCCGTTCTATCGTGTCGTTGTATCTGACTCCCGCTCTCCGCGTGATGGTCGATTCATCGAGGAAATCGGTTACTACAATCCGGTAGCTCAACCGGCAGTCGTTAACATCGACGAAGAAAAAGCGTTGAAATGGCTGCAAACAGGGGCACAAGCTTCTGACACCGTTCGCAACTTGCTTAGCCAAGCTGGCGTCATGAAGAAGTTCCATGAGCAAAAATACCAGAAGTAA
- a CDS encoding KH domain-containing protein: MEELVYVIARALVDHPEEVRVKAVEKDHIIVYELHVHPDDVGKVIGKQGRIAKALRTVVTSAAVTIPKRVAVDIIS, translated from the coding sequence ATGGAAGAGTTAGTGTATGTTATCGCACGCGCTTTGGTCGATCATCCGGAGGAGGTCCGTGTGAAGGCCGTGGAGAAAGACCATATCATCGTGTATGAGCTTCACGTCCATCCTGACGATGTCGGGAAGGTTATTGGGAAGCAAGGTCGCATTGCCAAGGCGCTTCGCACGGTCGTCACATCGGCAGCCGTTACGATTCCAAAACGGGTTGCCGTAGACATTATTTCTTAA